GCGTACCTTCCACGTCGGCGGAACCGCTTCGCGCGTCTCCGATCAGTCGCATCTCGAAGCCAAGAACGAAGGTACCCTTCGCTTCATCAACCTCTCCACGGTACGTGCCAAGGCCGGTCATCTCGTTGCCATGAACCGCTCCGGTTCGGTTGCGGTTCTGGATGAGAAGGGTCGCGAGAAAGAGCGTTACCCCATCGTCTACGGCGCCAAGCTGATGCTGGACGACGGAGCGAAGGTCAAGCTCGGCACCACGATCGGCGAGTGGGATCCGTACACCTTCTCCATCGTTACGGAGATCGGTGGAACGATCGCCTTCAAGGACCTCGTAGACGGCATCACGCTGAACGAAGAAGTGGATGAAGTCACTGGCCTCTCCCGCCTCGTCGTTTCGGATGCACCGGACGAAAAGCGTCAGCCGACCCTGCTCGTGAAATCGGACAAGGCCAGCAAGCGCTACCTCATGCCTTCGCGCGCTCATCTTATGATCGCGGACGGCGACGAGGTCTACCCGGGCGATGTTCTCGCCAAGATCCCTCGTGAGTCCACACGTACCAAGGACATCACCGGCGGTCTGCCGCGCGTCGTCGAACTCTTCGAAGCCCGCAAGCCACGCGAAACCGCAACCATCGCGGAGATCGACGGCGTCATTCGCTTCGGCGACGTCGTCAAGGGACAGCGCAAGATCTACATCACCGCCGACAATGGCGATGAGCGCGAGTACTCGATCCCCCGCGGTATCCACGTCAACGTGCAGGAAGGCGAGCGTCTCCGCGCCGGTGAAGCACTCATGGACGGCCCGCTCAACCCGCACGATATCCTCGCGGTCCTCGGCGAACAGGAGCTTCAGCGCTACCTGGTCAACGAGATCCAAGAGGTTTATCGTCTGCAGGGCGTAGCCATCTCCGATAAGCACATCGAAGTCATCGTTCGCCAGATGCTTCGCTGGGTCAAGATCGAAGACGTGGGCGACACCAACTTCCTGCTGGAGCAGCAGATCGATCGCTTCCGCTTCAACCAGGAAAACGATCGTGTCATCGCAACCGGTGGCCGTCCCTCCACGGGCCGTCCGCTCCTGCTCGGCATCACGAAGGCGTCGCTCTCCACGGACTCGTTCATCTCCGCTGCATCGTTCCAGGAGACAACGCGTGTTCTTACCGAGGCTTCCATCAACGGAGCAGTCGATACGCTCCGCGGCCTCAAGGAGAACGTCATCGTCGGTCGCCTCATCCCCGCAGGAACAGGCATGGAATACTACCGCAACGTCCAGCTCTCTCCAGAGCTCGAAGAAGCGGCAGCCAAGATCCAGGCCGAAGTCCAGGAAGCCCACGACGCAGAAGAACGCGAACTGGAAGCCATGCGCATGGAAGGCGAACAGGAAGAACTGGCCGCCGAATAAGCATTGCATGCAACAAAACTAAAGGGCGGACTCGAAAGAGTCCGCCCTTGTACATTAAGCAACAGACAGGTCACTTGGGAAAGTCGAAAATTCGGTGCCCACCTCACGCAGTCCTTGGGCAATCAGGACTTGATCCTTGCATGTATTTGGGCGCGTTATATCGGTTACTCAACTTCGGACAACCTGAAGGATTCACGATGGTTGTTATTCGAATTTCCCTTTTTTGATTCTCGCTTCAAATGTATTCAGATCCAAGATGGCTCTTCGTATAGCGCGATAATCATCGGTTGGCACGATCACAGCGGACGCAGTGTCCTCGTCATCACCGTAGAGTGACATCGGGGCCGCCTTGGTTGCTAAGAGGTCAACGTAGCAGCCGTAATCTAATTTATATGCGTCGTATCGCGCGCCAGCTTTCTCTTGGCCCGAAAGCCCCTTTTTAATAATGTGTAAGAGGCGGGCATCGAAAAGAGAGTCAATGATTGGATGACGCGAATTGACAGGGAGCAGAAAGGCTCTAGCCTTACGGTGAGCGATCACTTCATCGATGATCCAGTGAAGCAACGCCTGAGCGTTTTCGTCCGACTTAATGGCACCTTCTTTGTCTCGTTGATACCAAGTTCTTGCTGCGACCCGTATGGTGGGAATCGAGATCTTATCGTTCATCCCTCTTTGTGCGGCAAGAGATAGAACATTGAATGCATCTCGAGGAACTCCTTCGGCTGACTTTACAAAATCATCAAACGCATTGGTCTGGGTGAATGCAGCCTGGATTAATTTCTTCGAAGTGTCGAATTCCGGCTTACCGTCTACCACCTCAGAGGCGTAGTGTTTAAAGACGAGTTCCTGAAAAAATTCGACAGCTCGCGCTTCATTGTTGTCAAAGACCATGTAGTCGTCTAAATCAACGTCCGCTGAAGCATCAGCTCCAACCTCAATTCCTGTGTAATCGGATCCTCCCCCAAGCTTGAAAAGGGTTCGTTGTTCGATCGCTGCTATCTTGACTGTAATTCCCTGTACTGGAAAAATAGCGCGCCGTATAAGGTCAGCAAGATACGGTTGAAGCTCAAGTGGCAATGAACTCCACTCGTCTAGAACAATGACTAAATGTGCTGGCTTAATAATTGACACCAGATTCTTTAGAGCGCTACTGACGCTTCCAAAATGAACGCGGTAACGAAGTGTGCCCTTCTCGGTATAGTGTGTTCTTTGCTCTTCAGATTTTTTCTCTGACTCGTTCCAGCCGATACTTGCCGCAGGCACTTTGGAAAAGGTCGCAGCTACGCTATTACCCGTCGTCGACTCCGATGCCGTCTGATTTTCTGTTTCCCGAGTGGTTTCTCCCAAAACTTCAAGTTCGGTAATTGCCGCAGCCAATTTATCGAGGGCTGGTCCAACGCGGCTCAAATCTAAATCTAAGCTGAGCGCTATCTCAAGCAATTCCCCATGGACGGAACCCAACACATCCAACAAGAGCCTTGTAGCGCGTTGTGCAAGTGAATAATTCGCATCTCCGTAAATCCCACCAGATGACCCTATATATCGAAGATCGATATATACGGCTATGTCGCGATTTTTCTTTGCCTGCTCTGTAACGTACAGAAGCGCATGAGTTTTTCCGGTGCCCCGTCTGCCGTAGACCACTTGGTGATCTCTTGTCGAGAGCACCGCAAAGAGTGGACCAATATCCACGAACGTTTTTACTAGGGTCTCTCTATCTATTGACTCAGCGCGTCTCGAAAATCCGACAAAAGCCTTATTCATAGCAGCTACGGATAGAGTTTCGTTGGGCATGCGGGGATTCTACAGCTTCTCAGCGTTACTTGCGACGCAGTGTCAAACACCGAGTGCAGAGTGACCGTTCGCCGTGTATTTTTCGATGAGTGGGCATTCTCGCTCCGCGCGAACTTCCCTAATGGACAACAGGCGGTTCCGGTCGTCGAAGAATCCGCATCTCGGGCTCTTTCGTCGTGATGACCTCGATCACATGATTGAGGCAAGCGATGGAATGATGCTGTAGCGGGCCAGGGCCGGGATGATCGTCGGCAGCATAGCTCGTCTTCTTTGTCAGCTCCAATAGATAAGACCACGAAAAGATCCGAAAAAATTTGCCTTCGAACTTCTCTGGCTCTTTCGGATACTTACCGTACGTTTCGTTCACGACGGTGTACGAGACCGGGTAGTCGTAGATCACCTCAAAGAGTCGGCATGACTCATTCGACTCGATGGCAGTAGCGCCTGCGAAGAGCGCCTGTATTGCGGGCTCGTCCGTATGCGTTTTGCTCACCCGCCCAAAGTCGCCAGCCTCTTCAATCACAAGCCGCAGCTGTAACTCCCTCGGTTCGCCGATCCAGCGTAAGTAGAGGTACTCGCACTCGTTCATCTGCTGCGCTATCTCTTGCCAACTCATGCCGCTAGGATAACGGATAGTCGAGGTCAACCTCGACACTGGGTGCCCCATGTCCGGATTTTCGGACATGGGTTTTTACGCCGAGCGTCAAACCCAATCCGAAGAAATCTCTACCCGACCTCTGACGCCATTTAGGTAGTGAAGATAGCTCGAAGCGCCCCATTCTTCAGGTTCAGAGACCAACCCACGCACTACAGGATTTCGATGGAGGTATCGTAACTTCTCCCGAAACTTCGTAACCGTGAAGATATTGAAGTCGTGATATCGCGGCAGCCAGAAAGGCCTCTGCCTACTCCGCAACGTTACGGAGAGTTTGATCCCCTTGATCGCTTCATCGAGTGTCCCATTCTTCGGCTCGTCGACCAGGAGATGGACGTGCTCTGGCATCACCACGTACCCGTACACCTGAAATGCATAGCGAATACGCATTCTCTCCAGCGCATCTTCGAAAAGAGAACAAGCAGAGTCGGAGCTAAGGTAGGGCCGCCGCCCATAACAGTTAAAAGTCAGAAAATGATCGTGGCCACTTGTCTGATATCTCTTCAACCCCCGCGTCATGCGCTCAGGATACAAGATGGACGAATCAAGACCATGATGTCCTTAATTGAACTTCCGCCCCGATTTTTGGGAGATGTTCTGAGACGTATTCTCTTGAACCGCGAGCCTCCTGGAAACCCATGTCCGAAAATCCGGACATGGGGCACCCCAAAATCTCTAGATCTGCGATCCGTCTTTCGGTTTGTTATTTATCTGGAAGTTCACTGTAATCGTCGTATCGATCTCAGTCGGCTGGCCGTTGAGCAGATACGGTCTGTACTTCCACTGTCGTACGGCGTCGAGGGAAGGCTGTCGCAGTTCCTCCGGTCCGGAGAGGACCGTCAGGTCTTCGACGTCCCCGGTCTTACTAATGATGGCGTGCATGACCACCGTGCCGAGGATATGGCCCCGTCTCGCTTCCTGCGGATATACCGGATTCACCTTCGAAACGAGTAACCCTCCCACCACACCGCCTGGGACGTGCGCGGGGTTCGTCGGAGTATCCTGCGCCTGTAACGCAGACGTCAGAAGCAGCACTGCCAGTATTCCAAACCGTCGCATTCGCCCTCCCAGGTCGCGCCCATCATAGCAGGGCATTGGAAGACTGTTTTAGGGAATGGGCTAACTTAGCAGGCCGGTCTCATCTCTTTCAGCTTGGCCACCAGAACGCACGGGTCCACTGGTTTTCCAATCAGCTCGAAGTGCAGGCCCTGCACGCGGCTCTCGCGAAAGAGGTCGCCGGTGTCGGCCTGGCCGGAGAGCAGGAGGATCTTACAGCTGGGACGGGTCTTTTGCATGGCCAGGGCCGCCTGTACTCCCGTGATACCCGTCATGACGACGTCGCTGAGCAGCAGGTCGGGCTGGAAGCCTTCGAGCTCTTCCAGAATGGCTTCGCCGCTGTAGACGGCGAGGGTCTCATAGCCTTCTTTGAGAAAGATGAGTGCGAGCGTGTCCGCAATCAGGCGCTCGTCGTCGGCGATCAGAAGGCGTGTTCTGGATGCGGCGTTCGTTGGGACGGGCATGGGGCTCTCCGAAAGCTAGAGCAGACTGAAGGATGCAATGCCTAAGGTGCGGCGGAGAGACGAAAAGGCAACAGGCGCTCAAGGATGAGGGAAGGAGCGCGTTGAGAGCTCAAAGTGGCTTTTTTGAAGATTGCGGTGTCAGGCTGTTCAGCCTTCCCGCTCTCTATCATGACCCGAAATGACGTGAGAAGTTGTGATGGTAATCACGGCTGTTGGCCCTGCGCATAAACTTCGTGTGCGCATGAAGTATAGATGCGATCGTCGAAATCCTTCGGAGCGCTCTATGCGAGAGATGCCATTGGGCATGCGCACTTTAAAAAGCAAAAAAGGAGACCTGAAGGCCCCCTTTTTGCTTCTTTAGAAATTATCCCTGTTTCGGGGGAAATTTCTTGAACATCTTGTCGACAGCTTTGTAGAGCTTGTCCGTGTTCTTGTCTGGATTCTTCGAAAGCTCCGACTGTGCGGTCCCACGGAAGACGAGTTGTTTGGACTGCGAATCGAAGAGATCGACGATCAGCGTGCCCACGGGGATCTGCTCCACTATAGTGGTCGACTGTCCGCCAGCGCCTCCCCAACCGCGACCGCGCCAGCCGAAGCCGCCACCAAGACCATCGTAGAAGGTCGAATACTCCTGCTGGTTGTGGACGTTGCCGATGGCTGTGACGGTGAGATCGCAGGTTCCATCTGCAGCGGCAGGCTGCAACCCATGCTGCGTCAGGTCGCGTGTCAACGCGTCGCGCAGGCGTCCTTCCACGAGCTGGTTCGATGCGTGCAAACGGACGATGCAGAACGTACGGTAGTGTTCGAAGTGTGCACTGTGCTCGTAGTCCGTGCGGACGTCTTGCGCAACTGCACCTGCGGAGACAGCAAATACAGCAGCGATAACCAAGGAAACGATCTTTTTCATCCTGAAAACTCCTTCACTAGATGAGACGTAGCAAAGGCCTGCGCGGCGTCCGCCATATTGCGCGCTTTCGGTGCGTTACGGTGCAGTTCTTCCTTCGGCCCATGGATCGGACCGCCAACCACTAAAGTAATGCAGCCTATCGTGGCCGCGCGTACCCGTTCCGAACACCACGTTTCGACAAGACGATCTGCCAGAGGTGGAGATGCCTGGATCGGAATGCGCCAGCGCTGGACAATAGATAGTACTTCCATTTCCGGTAGAAGTTATCGGGGTAGTTCTTTTTGATCTCGGACCAAGTGCTATCGAAGTTTTCGAACCATTGCATCAGTGTCCTGTCGTAATCCGCTCCGAAGTTGTGGACGTCTTCGATGACGAACAGGCCTTCGATTCCTTTTCCGATTTGCGCCATGGAGGGAATCATCCCGTTTGGGAAGATATGCTTCATGATCCATGGTTCAACGATGTTCGATGTCGTTCCCGAACCTATTGTATGGAGTAGGAAGAGGCCATCGTCCTTGAGACACTGTGAGGCCTTCTGGAAAAAGGTACGGTAATTTTTATTGCCAACATGCTCGAACATGCCGAGGGACACGATGTGATCGTAGACCGTGTCCACGTTTCGGTAGTCCATCAGTTTCAGATTGACGGGGTATTCCCGACATAAAATGTTTCCAAGCTCAACCTGTTCCCTGGATATGGTGACGCCGTCCACGAAAGCGCCATATCTACTGGCAGCAAATTTGGCAAAGCTACCCCATCCACAACCAATATCAAGGATATGGTCGGAGTTCTGAAGCCCTATCTTTCTGCAGACAAGATCCAGCTTGGCCTCTTGTGCCTCATCGAGGGTCGTTGCATTTTGCCAATAAGCACACGTATAGACCAGACGCGAATCGAGCATGCGCTTGTAGAGGTCGTTCCCCACATCGTAATGGGTTTCGCCGACCTTCCATGCTCTCTTCGCGGTCTGTAGGTTGAAGAGGCGGGCGGTGATCCCATTCAATAAGGTCGCGAAGTTTAAACTTGTTCGATCTAGAAGTCCTGCGGTGAGCACCCTACAGAAGAATTCGTCGAGTGCTTCGCATTCCCACCATCCTTCCATGTAAGACTCACCGAGACCGAGTGAGCCCTTCAGAAGCACACGGTTATAAAACCGGTCATCGATCACCTGCGGATCCCATGGTTGATTGCCGTTGGCCGAGACTCCCGCAGATTCAAGCCATGCATCGATCTTTCTTTTTGCAAATCCGCGAGATTCCGGGCTGTGAGAAAGAGCATGAATGCCTGGAGATGATGCCATGAATTTTCCTTCCCAGAAGACCACTACGTACAGAGCAAAACAAACCGGGAAAGGGAAAATTCCCAATGCGCCAGACGCCCAGGCAGTCTCCCGAATGAGTTCCATCGAGGAAGGATTTATGCGGTGCAACCGGCTGTGATCAAAACCCGCAGATGGTCGGCGTTTGCCCATTCCATGGCCCGCTTCTAACCCGTAGAATCACGACATGGCAAACAGATACGGCGAAGCCGCCCTCATCGCCGCGCACCCGGACAAACATCATCCCAAGGCGACGCCGCTCGACCGCTGGAATACGGCAACCAAGCAGCTCTATCCCACCAGCCCCACGCAGCAGAAAAAGGGCGGACCTCGCGGAGCCTTTCTTGGCCTGTGTGAAGAAGGCCTGGTCAAGGGCTTCATCCCCGGCAGCTACTCTGCGCAGCGCATTCATAAGGACTATGCCGTTCGCGCGGTCCGTCTTCTGCTCGACGGCGCACCGGCTTCAGTTACAGGTCTCTGGCGCGAGGTCGCAGACAATCCGGAGACGCCCCACACCAGCCAGATGGATGTCGTTCTCGCACTTTGGAAAAACGATCGCATCCAGAAACCGGCTTAGCTGTATATTGGTCTTCCGGCCCCGGCTATCCAATCTGGAATCCAAAGGAAACTCGAATGAAACGTCTCCTCCCACTCCTTCTTCTCTCGGCCACCGCCTTCGCTGCGGACAACTCCGGCGTCTGGACGATCAGCGGAGACATCCAGGGCTACGACCTTGCGGAGTCCTGTACCTTTACTCAGACGGCGGATAAGATCGCCGGGCCCTGCAAGATTGAAGGCACAACGCGTGACACGACGGGCACCATCGATGGGAAGAAGATTACTTTCTCCCAGCCCGGCGAATATAACGGTCAGGCGCTGACCCTCACCTTCACAGGCTTCATGGATGACAAGGGCGTATTTCACGGATCGGTCGATGTCCAGCCGTTGAACGTTACTGGCACCTTCGCCTTGAAGAAGGAAGAACTTAAGCCTTAGTCTTATTTTTGGGCAAGGAAAAAGGTATTTCGGTTTGTCGAAATACCCTTTTCCTTTTGCGGCTAAGAAGACTACTTCGCCAGAATGACATCCGGCAGCGGAAGAACATCCACATACTTGCCGGCGCTGATACCGTCGAGCGCGAGGTTGGTCGTATCTTCCGTGCGTGTGGACAGAACGTGCAGGCGGCGAGTCGCGCGCGCCGTCGTCTGGCAGAGGCTGAAGCGATTGGGGATATTAACTAGAGCGCGGTATACCTGTTCAGATCGCATCGGTAAAACTCCATAGAAATTGAAAGCCGTAAGAGTGCAGGGAAGGGCGGCTCGAGAGCGTCCAGCGAGCGAAAAGTGGTACGGAAGGTTGCAGAGAGACTCCTCTCAGTATACGTCGGCAAGTACACTCAATCCGTGCCTAGCCTAAAAGATAAAACCGCCCTGGTAACCGGAGCCTCACGTGGCCTCGGTGCCGCCATTGCCACCGCGCTCGCCGAACAGGGTGCGCGGGTGGCCGTAAACTACTTTGCCAGCGAAGGCCGTGCTGAGCAACTCTGCTGGGACCTGAACAGCCGTGGCCTGACCACAAAGGCGTTTAAGGCAGATGTTCGTGACGAAAGTCAGATTGCCGCCATGGTTCGAGAGGTAGAGAAGTCCTTTGGGCATATCGACATCCTCGTGCCGAACGCTACCGGTCACCAGCCGTTTCTTTCGATTGAAGAGCAGACCTGGCAGTCCCATCTGGATCAACTTGAGTTCTTCGTGAAATCGCCCCTGCTGCTGCTCCAGAGCGTTCTTGCCGGGATGAAGGAGCGCTGCTTTGGGCGTGTGATTCAGATTGGCAGCGAGGTCGTCGAGCTGGGCAATCCGCGCTTTGCAAATTATGTCGCGGCCAAAGGCGCGCAGCTTGCCGCAACGCGCTCCTGGGCGCGGGAGCTGGCTCCGTTCGGGATCACGGTAAATCTTGTCGCTCCGGGATGGATTCCTACGGACCGGTCTGTCGGCGCGACGGCGGAGGAGAAGCAAGCCTACATCGATCGTGTTCCCATGCAGCACATGGGAACACCCGAAGATGTGGGGCGTACCGTTGCTTTTCTGGCTTCTGCGGGTGCGGAATTTATTACCGGGCAGAAGATCGCGGTGAACGGTGGAAACACTCTCGAATAGACTGGCTACGTTCTTCCAGGAGACCTTTCATGATGCGTCGTAAATTTCTTGCCTCTTCGCTCGCCGCAGCCTCGGCTGCTGCTCTCCCTCGGGAATCTTCCGCGCAGCCTGCTGCGGGCCGTGAATACTACGATCTGCGCAAGTACACTTTGCAGAGTGGGCCGCAGACCAAGCTTGCTGCGGACTACTTTGAGAAGGCGCTGATCCCGGCGCTCAATCGCCTCGGCATTAATCCCGTGGGTGCCTTCAGCGTTGACGTTGGGCCCGAGACACCTACGATCTATCTGCTGCTGCCGTGTAAGAACGTACAGACGCTCATTACGGCAGAGCTCGCTCTGGCGAAGGATGAAGTCTTTGTAAAAGCCGCCGCGCCTTTCTGGGCAGCGCCTGCCGCGGCACCCGCGTTCAAACGTGTGGAGTCATCCCTCTTTGCTGCGTTCGAAGGCTATTCTGTCCTGACGCCGCCAGCGAAGGGCAAGCGCATCTTCCAGCTACGCACTTATGAATCGCCTTCGAACGCGGCACATATCGCGAAGGTCAAGATGTTTCACTCGGGCGAGTTTGAGATCTTTGCGCGCGCGGGCTGCGGCCAGGTCTTCTATGGCGACGCGCTTATCGGCCCCAACATACCCAACCTTACCTACATGCTTACCTTCCCCGATCTGGCTACATTGCAGAGCTGCTGGAAGGCGTTCAGTGCCGATCCTGAGTGGAAGAAGCTGAGCGCGGATCAGCGCTTTGCGTATGAGTCCATCGTCTCCAACATTACGAATCTGTATCTCAACCCAACGAGTTATTCGCAGATTTGATGCCTTCGTTGTGCTACGGAATTTGTCATCCCGTAGCAGAGCGGAGGGATCTGCTTTTTGGAGGGGCACCCGAATTTTGGTTTCCTGAGAGATCAAGTTTGTGCGCTCCGCGCGACCCCACCCTTTCGCGATGAAGCTGCGAAAGAATGGGGCACAGAGGAGATCCACGTTGCGTTAGAGCTGCAGGCGCAGTTTCATCCGCGTCAGTAGCTCAGACACCAACAGCATCACCGCCGTGAAGACAAACGCCCGTACCACGCCCTGCCACCCATACACGAAGTGCGTGCCGAACCACGTGACGCCCGTCGCGGCCAAAATGTAGAACCAGATGTCTGGGAGCAGATAGGTCAGCAGCGTGTTCGAGCCGGCGGACTTCACGAAGAACGCCCACTTGCTGTATCGCTTCACGTCGCAGACGTAATACAGCAGTGTGAAGAGAAGGATGCACGCGCCGATGGTGTACAGGCACCACGTTGGCGTCGCGCGGATCTTCGAGATACCGAGCGGATGCAGCAGGCGCGCGACGATCAGTGTGACGACAGCGAAGACCAGGGCAGGTATAGCCTTCTGTCGGAACGTCGCGAACCTCGGTTCCAGGAAGAAGATCGTGGTGAGGGTGATGCCTGCGAAGGCAATCGAGGCCATCGATCCATTGACGATGGGAAACTTGTACCAGGGCAGATCAAGGTGGATCCAATGCGCCGTGCTGGCGATGCAGAACACCGTCATCGCCACGAACCAGACCGCAGGCGCCCACAACCATCGGCGCGTTGTCAGGTAGAGCAGCGACACGGAGAAATACGTGTAACCGATCAGGCCGAGGATCTCTGGATAGCCATAAGAGAACCAGCCTACGCCGCCATCGCGCGCTGTGTGGCGATAAAGAATCGCCAGCCCGACAAGCAGAACGAATCCCGCAGTGCGCAAGCCGCGATAGAGGTTGCAGCGGAGCCTATCGGTTGTCTTTGGATAGACCAGCCAGATCAGGATCGCGGCGAAGAGGGCCAGCAGCCCCCAGATATATCGGCCCAGTCCGTGCATAAGTGCCGGATCGCCGCGCCCGCCGTTCTCAAGAATGATTCCCAGCACAAGCAGTGCCGCCGAGCGCAGCGCAATGTATCCCAGCAGCGTGGCCGGACTGTCTCCTTTGCGGATGCGCGCATTGAGCGCCAGCGGGATCGCCATGCCGAGGATGAAGAGAAAGCCAGGAAAGACCATGTCGACGTAGGTCATCACGTCGACTTTGCCGGGGGCGTGGTACGTCCACCAGGGCAGGCCTTTTATTTCGGCTAGTTCGTTCACAAAGATCATCAGCGCGATGTTCAGGCCGCGAAAGATATCCAGCGAAAGAATCCGTTGCGGCGCGAGTGGATGTGGTCCAGCAGAGGTTGCCATCTATTTCCCTTTTGGTGTTGCGTGCAGGCCCGCGTTAATCGCGTCCAGAAGAACGTTGTCAGGATCGCCATTGTAGGCCCAGAACATGATGCCACTCAGGTGCTTCTCGCGCACATAGGCGCACTTGCGCTTCATGGACTCAGGATCGTCATAGGTAATGAAGGTCTGTGTCGCAGGGTTGTAGAGATAGGGCACGGCGGAGGCCGCGTTCCAGTAGCGCGTGAAGCCCGATCCCGGTGCAAGCTTCTCTTTGGCAATTTCTGTATAGAGCACGTCGAACATTTTGTTCTTCGGCACTGGCTGAAACAGACCGTGGTTCGCAGGCGGAACACCGGTCCAGCCGTGACCGTAGAAGGGAACGCCGAGAACGATCTTCTCGGGAGGGACGCCCGCGGCAAGATAGTCGCGCACCGACTGATCGTCGGAGAGCTTCTTCGGATCGGCGGGATCGGTGAAGAGTGGCGAGTGATTGCCGGTCGTCGGGTCACTGCGATCGTAGTAGTCGTAGCCCATCAGGGCGATGGTGTCGACATATTTTGCGACCTGCGCCAGCTCCGTGCTGTTGATGAAGAATCTGTTTCCGTTGGTCGCGGTTGAGGTGACGAGGTGCTTGTGCAGACGTCTGCCTGCAGTGTCGAATGCCATGCGCAGGTAGCGCAGAAGCAGTGTGTAATTCTGCTTGTCCGCTGCGCGGAAGCGTCCGCTTGGGCGCGGGAACGCCGGGTACTCCCAATCGATGTCGATGCCATCGAGCTTTTGAGCTTCGACCAGATGCAGGCAGCTTGCGACGAACTTAGCCCGCGAGGCTGGCGTCAGGGCGATGTCCGAGAAGTCCTCCGAGCGCGCGAAGCCTCCTGTGGACACTACGATGGTCAATGCAGGGTTGATCTTTTTCAGCGAGACCAGCGTTGCCAGATCGCTGGCCTGCATCGGTGTCGGTTCGGCCAGCGCGCCGTCCCTGGTGTCGATGAAGGCGTAGTGAATCCGGGTCAGCTTCTTTGCCGCAATGTCGTTCGCGTTAAGCGCCTGTCCGCGCGAGAAGACGTACCCGATGATCTGTGAAGAAGAAGTTCTCTGGGCCCGGACGCAGGGAACAGCGAGAAGACCAGCAAGCAACGGGAGCAGGGAGGTGCGGATTTTCATTAGCGGGCTGTCGCCTCATTTGTGGGATGAAGTCCGATGTTGATCGCATCGAGAAGTACGTTGTTCGGATCGCCAGTGTACTCCCAGAACATCATGCCGCCCAGGTGATGTCCGCGTACATACAGGGCTTTATGCGCCAGCGACTCGGCGTCCTCATAATCCACCCAGGTCTGCGTGGTGGCGTTGTAGAGATAGGGCGAGTCCGAGCTGTAATCCCAATAGCGGACGTAGCCAGAACCCGGTGCCAGAAGCGTCGAGGCGATGCTGCCGTAGTTCAGATGAAGGTTGCGCGCGCTCGTTCCGGGCTGGAATAAACCATTCTTGGTTGCTTCTACCCCAGTCCACCCCTTTCCATAGAATGGAACACCCAAGACGATTTTGTTCTCCTTTACCCCCGCTGCAAGGTAGTTTTGCACCGACTTGTCCGAAGAGACGTGCTTTGGATCGTCAGGATGGGTGTAAAGGGAGGAGTGATGCCCTGTGTTCTTGTCGCCGCCATACATGTCGTAGGTCATCAGGTTGATGGAATCAACATACTTCTGGACCTTGTCCATCTCTGTGTGCTGCAGGAAGTTGAGGCTACCGCCCGTAGCAATCGAGGTATAGAGGTGTTTATGCTGCCGCCGTCCCTCGCGATCAAAGCGAATGCGTAACTCCTTCAGCAGGAGGGTGTAGTTCTCTTTATCTTCGGGACGGAACTTGTTGTGGTCACCCTCCAGGCCGGGATAC
This genomic stretch from Terriglobus saanensis SP1PR4 harbors:
- a CDS encoding REP-associated tyrosine transposase, which gives rise to MTRGLKRYQTSGHDHFLTFNCYGRRPYLSSDSACSLFEDALERMRIRYAFQVYGYVVMPEHVHLLVDEPKNGTLDEAIKGIKLSVTLRSRQRPFWLPRYHDFNIFTVTKFREKLRYLHRNPVVRGLVSEPEEWGASSYLHYLNGVRGRVEISSDWV
- a CDS encoding energy transducer TonB: MRRFGILAVLLLTSALQAQDTPTNPAHVPGGVVGGLLVSKVNPVYPQEARRGHILGTVVMHAIISKTGDVEDLTVLSGPEELRQPSLDAVRQWKYRPYLLNGQPTEIDTTITVNFQINNKPKDGSQI
- a CDS encoding response regulator, encoding MPVPTNAASRTRLLIADDERLIADTLALIFLKEGYETLAVYSGEAILEELEGFQPDLLLSDVVMTGITGVQAALAMQKTRPSCKILLLSGQADTGDLFRESRVQGLHFELIGKPVDPCVLVAKLKEMRPAC
- a CDS encoding DUF4136 domain-containing protein, coding for MKKIVSLVIAAVFAVSAGAVAQDVRTDYEHSAHFEHYRTFCIVRLHASNQLVEGRLRDALTRDLTQHGLQPAAADGTCDLTVTAIGNVHNQQEYSTFYDGLGGGFGWRGRGWGGAGGQSTTIVEQIPVGTLIVDLFDSQSKQLVFRGTAQSELSKNPDKNTDKLYKAVDKMFKKFPPKQG
- the cfa gene encoding cyclopropane fatty acyl phospholipid synthase, translating into MGKRRPSAGFDHSRLHRINPSSMELIRETAWASGALGIFPFPVCFALYVVVFWEGKFMASSPGIHALSHSPESRGFAKRKIDAWLESAGVSANGNQPWDPQVIDDRFYNRVLLKGSLGLGESYMEGWWECEALDEFFCRVLTAGLLDRTSLNFATLLNGITARLFNLQTAKRAWKVGETHYDVGNDLYKRMLDSRLVYTCAYWQNATTLDEAQEAKLDLVCRKIGLQNSDHILDIGCGWGSFAKFAASRYGAFVDGVTISREQVELGNILCREYPVNLKLMDYRNVDTVYDHIVSLGMFEHVGNKNYRTFFQKASQCLKDDGLFLLHTIGSGTTSNIVEPWIMKHIFPNGMIPSMAQIGKGIEGLFVIEDVHNFGADYDRTLMQWFENFDSTWSEIKKNYPDNFYRKWKYYLLSSAGAFRSRHLHLWQIVLSKRGVRNGYARPR
- a CDS encoding DUF6979 family protein, translated to MANRYGEAALIAAHPDKHHPKATPLDRWNTATKQLYPTSPTQQKKGGPRGAFLGLCEEGLVKGFIPGSYSAQRIHKDYAVRAVRLLLDGAPASVTGLWREVADNPETPHTSQMDVVLALWKNDRIQKPA
- a CDS encoding SDR family oxidoreductase, translating into MPSLKDKTALVTGASRGLGAAIATALAEQGARVAVNYFASEGRAEQLCWDLNSRGLTTKAFKADVRDESQIAAMVREVEKSFGHIDILVPNATGHQPFLSIEEQTWQSHLDQLEFFVKSPLLLLQSVLAGMKERCFGRVIQIGSEVVELGNPRFANYVAAKGAQLAATRSWARELAPFGITVNLVAPGWIPTDRSVGATAEEKQAYIDRVPMQHMGTPEDVGRTVAFLASAGAEFITGQKIAVNGGNTLE
- a CDS encoding NIPSNAP family protein, with protein sequence MMRRKFLASSLAAASAAALPRESSAQPAAGREYYDLRKYTLQSGPQTKLAADYFEKALIPALNRLGINPVGAFSVDVGPETPTIYLLLPCKNVQTLITAELALAKDEVFVKAAAPFWAAPAAAPAFKRVESSLFAAFEGYSVLTPPAKGKRIFQLRTYESPSNAAHIAKVKMFHSGEFEIFARAGCGQVFYGDALIGPNIPNLTYMLTFPDLATLQSCWKAFSADPEWKKLSADQRFAYESIVSNITNLYLNPTSYSQI